The nucleotide sequence CACGATGCGGAGTCAAACCTGCTCCTGCTGAAATAATAGTACCCATTCAAAGCCGGAACTTACTCCCAGTTCCGGCTTTTTACAAGAAAAATGTTGCACAATATTTTCAGTATACTACTATTACAGAAAGTGTTTATTTTCCAGGAGGATCTCCATGGGAGCTGAAAAGCGCAGAGAGCAGCGGGAACATCTCATTTTCTATCTTAAAATCTATCATGGTGCGGATAAGGAGTTTCTTGGTCGCTTGGGTGATCTTTCGCGCAAGGGTATCTTGCTTATTAGTAAGGATGCCCACACACCGGGAAAGACCATTCCTCTTTCCATTGATATTTCAGATTTACATATTCTTTCTGCTAAAAAAAGTATTGAATGTACTGCCTTGGTACGGTGGTCACACAAGGATATTAATCCAGATCACTATCTTACCGGGTTTGAAATAATTGACATAGCTTCACAGGATGTGGAGATCATAGAAAAGGTGGTCGACTCTATCGGTTTTGCACACTGATCCGTACGACCCCTGACGGGGTTGTCACTTTTGCGTGTTTTTTTGTTATATCTTCTCGTACCCCTCTTTTTTTGCAAAGTGGGCTATTTTTGTTATATTGCGAATAGAAGCAATACAAAAAAGGAGTTGTATATGATACAAGTGCTGATGTGGTTTATCATCTTTGTTACACTTACCTATGGGCATGGCCCGGTACGGACCGGCCCTTCTCCCGTAGATATCTCCGTGGGGACCGGTGCCTTTACGGGTGTTCCGTACTCCACAGAACCACCGGGGGGGCTTGAGCCTGAGGAGATTCCCCTTTTTATCAGCCTTGGGTTTGATGATAATCGATACGCAGACGGGGTTGATTGGGTTGTGGAAGAGCTCTTTGCAGGACGATACAACAATGAAGGGGCGGGGAATCCTGCGACCTTTGACGGTACTCCCATGGTGGCAAGCTTTTATGTAATTGGTAATTCTGATTATCCGTGGTCAGAGACCCCCTACGATGTTGAAATGCCCTCCGATCGTCCGGTGACTGA is from Chitinivibrio alkaliphilus ACht1 and encodes:
- a CDS encoding PilZ domain-containing protein; protein product: MGAEKRREQREHLIFYLKIYHGADKEFLGRLGDLSRKGILLISKDAHTPGKTIPLSIDISDLHILSAKKSIECTALVRWSHKDINPDHYLTGFEIIDIASQDVEIIEKVVDSIGFAH